DNA sequence from the Lysinibacillus sp. OF-1 genome:
CTCCACCAATTGGAAGGACTAGAAGGGTAGAGGTGCTGTCCATGTTCATTACAGAAAATCCATTCTCTTTCTTTCTCTGTCCATTTATCAGCCAGTCGCAATTTATCTTTTCTCCATTGAAAGTGATACTCTTTCAATTCCTTCATCATGCTCCCAGGTAAGGAAACAACACGTTCTGATGAATCTGATTTCGTACCTTTTATTAGAGGTCCACTTCCTGTTAATACAATCGTTTGTTCTATTAGTATTTGTTGATTATCAAAGTCCACATGTTTCCACTCAAGACCAAGTAATTCTCCTCTACGTAGGCCGGCAGTTACCGCTAATGTGAATAGAAGTCTCCAGTGTGAAGGCTCGCTTTGCACTAGCTGTAATAGTTGAGCTATTTCATCCTCATTATAAACCTGTAACTTTTCCTTTACTGCATCTTTAGGTGGTTTCGGCTTTTTAATGCCGTCCATGGGATTCTTTTCAATTACTTTCCATTCGGTTGCATACTTAAAAACACTTTGAAGCGTGCGGTATATGTCTTGTTTGGAATGGTAAGTTAACTCTCCCTTATTACCATCTTTTCGTGTAAGGTTTTGTATTAGATTCAGCAGCATGAGCTGGTTTATTTTATCCATGTGCATGTGACCGATCACTGGCAAGATATGATTTTTAAGTTTTAATCGATGGTTACTTATTGCTGTTTGTGATAGTTCCGTAAGAGCAAATTTATTCTCCCATTCTTTTGCGAAGTCGGAAAATATCATATTGGATGGCGCAATGTATTCTCCAGATAGTACC
Encoded proteins:
- a CDS encoding tyrosine-type recombinase/integrase, encoding MANIKKYENDDNKYRFTVSLGKDAQGNYKRATKVFYVEGKYTPKQKEEYVLNEYMKFKKEVLSGEYIAPSNMIFSDFAKEWENKFALTELSQTAISNHRLKLKNHILPVIGHMHMDKINQLMLLNLIQNLTRKDGNKGELTYHSKQDIYRTLQSVFKYATEWKVIEKNPMDGIKKPKPPKDAVKEKLQVYNEDEIAQLLQLVQSEPSHWRLLFTLAVTAGLRRGELLGLEWKHVDFDNQQILIEQTIVLTGSGPLIKGTKSDSSERVVSLPGSMMKELKEYHFQWRKDKLRLADKWTEKEREWIFCNEHGQHLYPSSPSNWWSKFVKKHEFRYIRLHDLRHTSASLLIAQGVHAKIISERLGHSDISITMNTYGHALKSADRAAADKFEMLFSKSNSN